The following proteins are co-located in the Armatimonadota bacterium genome:
- a CDS encoding ABC transporter permease encodes MVRFLAGRGVQYAVVLLCAITVNFLLPRMMPGSPLVFLAGEDVGFLTPSQRAELLRSLGLDRPLWAQYLRYLGQVLTGDLGYSFQKGRPIGEMVAERLPWTLLLVGLALVVATAVGILWGTLVAWRRGSAFDLGSLGVFMFFESTPSFWLGMLFIAVFAVRLRWFPIFGAQTAGAGLTGWNLVVDTAWHLALPLATLTLITIPGTFLVMRYSMLTVLGEQYIATARAKGVREPMVLYRHAMRNALLPVSTVFMLNLGFVVSGATVIETVFSYPGVGRLLYEAVLNRDYPVIQATFLILTVSVLVANILADLIYPLLDPRVRPAR; translated from the coding sequence ATGGTGCGGTTTCTGGCCGGCAGGGGCGTCCAGTACGCTGTGGTCTTGCTGTGCGCCATCACCGTGAACTTCCTGTTGCCCCGGATGATGCCGGGCAGCCCTTTGGTCTTCCTGGCCGGCGAGGATGTGGGGTTCCTCACGCCCTCGCAGCGGGCGGAGCTGCTGCGCTCTCTGGGGCTGGACCGCCCCCTGTGGGCGCAGTACCTGCGCTACCTGGGTCAGGTGCTCACCGGGGACCTGGGCTACTCGTTCCAGAAGGGGCGGCCCATCGGCGAGATGGTGGCCGAGCGTCTGCCCTGGACCCTGTTGTTGGTGGGGCTGGCCCTGGTGGTGGCCACGGCGGTGGGGATCCTCTGGGGGACGCTGGTGGCGTGGCGGCGGGGGAGCGCCTTCGACCTCGGGTCGCTGGGCGTGTTCATGTTCTTCGAGTCCACCCCCTCGTTCTGGTTGGGAATGCTGTTTATCGCCGTCTTCGCGGTGCGCCTGCGGTGGTTCCCCATCTTCGGCGCCCAGACCGCCGGGGCGGGGTTGACCGGTTGGAACCTGGTGGTGGACACCGCCTGGCACCTGGCCCTGCCGCTGGCGACGCTGACCCTCATCACCATCCCGGGCACGTTCCTGGTCATGCGCTACTCGATGCTGACGGTCCTGGGCGAGCAGTACATCGCCACGGCGCGGGCCAAAGGGGTGCGGGAACCGATGGTCCTGTACCGCCACGCCATGCGCAACGCCCTCCTACCCGTGTCCACCGTCTTCATGCTCAACCTGGGCTTCGTCGTCAGCGGGGCGACGGTGATCGAGACGGTGTTCTCCTACCCGGGTGTGGGTCGGCTGCTGTACGAGGCGGTGCTCAACCGCGACTATCCGGTGATCCAGGCCACGTTCCTCATCCTCACGGTCAGCGTCCTCGTCGCCAACATCCTGGCGGACCTGATCTACCCGCTGCTGGATCCCCGGGTGCGCCCCGCCCGCTAG
- a CDS encoding ABC transporter permease: MSALEVSTAIRTGVRRRRRVSGVGVGGMALLATLVALALLAPWVAPYDPEEASGLPFEPPSRRHLLGTNDIGQDILSELIYGTRVSLLIGFLAAVMSAGLGTLVGVVAGYVGGWVDVVLMRVVDVVLVIPFLPLMILLAAYLGPSLGTMVLVIGLLAWARPARVLRAQVLSVRELDYVDAARALGASTGRILRRHILPGVLSLSLAQFILAASNAILIEASLSFLGLGDPVTKSWGSILYYAQVRSAFLSGAWPWWVVPPGLLITLAVLGFAFTGFALEEALHPRLRVLRPTPSGEETAP; encoded by the coding sequence ATGAGCGCCCTGGAGGTCAGCACCGCCATTCGGACCGGCGTCCGGCGCCGCCGGAGGGTGAGCGGCGTGGGGGTCGGAGGGATGGCCCTGCTGGCCACGCTGGTCGCCCTGGCCCTGCTGGCGCCGTGGGTGGCGCCGTACGATCCGGAGGAGGCGAGCGGCCTGCCCTTTGAGCCCCCGTCCCGGCGGCACCTCCTGGGGACCAACGACATCGGTCAGGACATCCTCAGCGAGCTCATCTACGGAACGCGGGTGTCGTTGCTGATCGGTTTTCTGGCGGCCGTGATGTCCGCCGGCCTGGGCACTCTGGTGGGGGTGGTGGCGGGGTACGTCGGCGGGTGGGTGGATGTGGTGCTGATGCGGGTGGTGGACGTGGTCCTGGTCATCCCGTTCCTGCCGCTGATGATCCTCCTGGCGGCGTACCTGGGGCCGTCGCTGGGGACCATGGTTCTGGTCATCGGACTCCTGGCGTGGGCCCGCCCGGCCCGCGTCCTGCGGGCGCAGGTGCTGTCCGTGCGGGAGCTGGACTATGTGGATGCGGCGCGGGCGCTGGGCGCGTCCACCGGGCGCATTCTGCGGCGGCACATCCTGCCCGGCGTCCTGTCCCTCTCCCTCGCCCAGTTCATCCTGGCGGCGAGCAACGCCATCCTCATCGAGGCGTCCCTGTCCTTTCTGGGGCTGGGCGACCCGGTCACGAAATCGTGGGGATCAATCCTGTATTATGCGCAGGTGCGCAGCGCCTTCCTCAGTGGGGCCTGGCCGTGGTGGGTGGTGCCGCCCGGACTGCTCATCACCCTGGCCGTGCTGGGATTCGCGTTCACGGGGTTTGCTCTGGAGGAAGCCCTCCACCCCCGGCTGCGGGTGTTGCGTCCGACACCGTCTGGGGAGGAGACAGCGCCATGA
- a CDS encoding GlcNAc-PI de-N-acetylase — protein sequence MTEGAGTTVLLLATFGLEVVEAGGALALNALRGGRSEAAVLLARPSARAQIERAAAVLATRVRFLDGRYGEIEPSVDLKRRIVAVVREVRPQVVITQDPEHAFADLDPDRRPAMILYLEALALAGREWMIADCGGHPPHAVHTLYYLRPRRPNCVVDVTPVWDRLRQALAELQDQMAFSGQALRQLLGPRIETLVPGAGGMDDRAVGLASHLELERALLLSHGVGHHGRVVLAEPYRREGVFQLDALVP from the coding sequence ATGACCGAAGGCGCCGGCACGACGGTGCTGCTGCTGGCGACATTTGGCCTGGAGGTCGTGGAGGCGGGCGGGGCCTTGGCCCTGAACGCCCTGCGGGGCGGGCGGAGCGAGGCGGCGGTCCTGCTGGCCCGCCCGTCGGCGCGGGCTCAGATCGAGCGGGCGGCCGCCGTTCTGGCGACCCGCGTGCGGTTTCTGGATGGCCGGTACGGAGAGATCGAGCCGTCGGTGGACCTGAAGCGCCGGATCGTCGCAGTGGTCCGAGAGGTGCGGCCCCAGGTGGTCATCACCCAGGACCCCGAACACGCCTTCGCCGACCTGGACCCGGATCGTCGGCCCGCGATGATCCTCTATCTGGAGGCCCTGGCTCTGGCTGGTCGGGAGTGGATGATCGCCGACTGCGGCGGCCACCCGCCGCACGCTGTCCACACCCTGTACTACCTGCGGCCGCGGCGGCCCAACTGCGTCGTGGATGTGACGCCGGTCTGGGATCGGTTGCGGCAGGCCCTGGCCGAGCTGCAGGACCAGATGGCGTTCAGCGGGCAGGCCCTGCGCCAGTTGCTGGGGCCGCGGATCGAGACCCTGGTGCCCGGAGCCGGCGGGATGGACGACCGGGCCGTCGGTCTGGCCAGTCACCTGGAGCTGGAGCGGGCGCTGCTGCTGTCCCACGGCGTCGGCCACCACGGGCGGGTCGTCCTGGCGGAGCCGTACCGGCGCGAGGGCGTATTTCAGCTGGACGCGCTGGTCCCCTGA
- a CDS encoding cation diffusion facilitator family transporter produces the protein MHGAVDPTILTTARGIWAVKWSFVGLLATAALQVVVVWLSGSVALLADTIHNFADAATAIPLGIAFLLARLRPTRRFPFGFGRVEDLAGVVIVLIIFFSAVMAAYEAVDRLLHPRPVEYLGAVIAASIIGFVGNEGVAIFRIRVGKEIGSAALVADGYHARVDGWTSLAVLVGAVGVWLGYPLADPLVGLGITAAILVIVWQSGKAVFTRLLDGVEPEVIETLAHAAGHVPGVQAVTDVRARWVGHHLEAELNVAVPGTCTVAEGHRIAKEVHHRILHHVPYLRRATIHVDPSDEVGEGYHRATAHTHDGLPAHSH, from the coding sequence GTGCACGGAGCGGTCGACCCGACCATCCTCACCACCGCACGGGGGATCTGGGCCGTCAAGTGGTCGTTTGTGGGACTCCTGGCCACGGCGGCTTTGCAGGTGGTGGTGGTGTGGCTGTCAGGAAGCGTCGCCCTGCTGGCCGACACCATCCACAACTTCGCCGATGCCGCGACAGCCATCCCGCTGGGGATCGCCTTCCTGCTGGCGCGCCTGCGGCCCACCCGGCGGTTCCCCTTCGGGTTCGGGCGGGTGGAGGACCTGGCCGGCGTGGTCATCGTGCTCATCATCTTCTTCAGCGCCGTCATGGCGGCCTATGAGGCGGTGGACCGACTGCTCCATCCCCGGCCGGTGGAGTACCTGGGGGCGGTGATCGCCGCGTCGATCATCGGCTTTGTGGGCAACGAGGGCGTGGCGATCTTCCGCATCCGGGTGGGGAAAGAAATCGGCAGCGCCGCCCTGGTCGCCGACGGCTACCATGCACGGGTGGATGGCTGGACGAGCCTGGCCGTCCTGGTGGGCGCCGTGGGCGTCTGGCTGGGCTACCCGCTGGCGGACCCGCTGGTCGGCCTGGGGATTACCGCGGCGATTCTGGTCATCGTCTGGCAGTCAGGCAAGGCCGTGTTCACCCGGCTGCTGGACGGGGTGGAGCCCGAAGTGATCGAGACGCTCGCCCACGCCGCCGGGCACGTCCCGGGAGTGCAGGCGGTCACCGACGTGCGGGCCCGCTGGGTGGGTCACCACCTGGAGGCGGAGCTCAACGTGGCGGTCCCCGGCACGTGCACGGTGGCCGAGGGGCACCGCATCGCCAAGGAGGTCCACCATCGGATCCTCCACCACGTCCCCTACCTGCGCCGCGCGACCATCCACGTCGACCCTTCCGACGAGGTGGGAGAGGGGTACCACCGGGCGACCGCCCACACCCACGACGGGTTGCCCGCGCACTCCCACTGA
- a CDS encoding methyltransferase domain-containing protein — protein MRADREKWEQRYQAGERVHDGRPSAILMRWAHLVRPGRALDAATGLGRNALFLASQGFEVDAVDISPTALAQAADRARRRGLRIRWIEADLDCYPLPRARYDLVVVSFFLKRRLVPALKAAVRPGGLLVMENHLVGPEPDEGPGPAHRLRPGDLWRWFRGWEILELAEGLFTESGRRMWVGRIAARRPSPATRGAPRVRQRPARMKATRALRASPVGPRTVCALCGS, from the coding sequence ATGCGGGCGGATCGGGAGAAGTGGGAGCAACGGTACCAGGCCGGCGAGCGGGTGCACGACGGGCGGCCGTCGGCGATCCTGATGCGGTGGGCGCACCTGGTGCGTCCCGGGCGGGCGCTGGACGCGGCCACGGGGCTGGGACGCAACGCCCTGTTCCTGGCCTCCCAGGGCTTTGAGGTGGACGCGGTGGACATCTCGCCCACCGCGCTGGCACAGGCCGCAGATCGGGCACGCCGCCGGGGGCTCCGGATCCGGTGGATCGAGGCCGACCTGGATTGCTACCCGCTGCCGCGGGCCCGCTACGATCTGGTGGTGGTGAGCTTCTTTCTCAAGCGCCGGCTGGTTCCCGCCCTGAAGGCGGCGGTCCGCCCCGGCGGCCTGCTGGTGATGGAAAACCACCTGGTGGGTCCTGAACCCGATGAGGGGCCTGGTCCGGCGCACCGCCTGCGGCCCGGAGACCTGTGGCGCTGGTTCCGGGGGTGGGAGATCCTGGAACTGGCCGAGGGGCTGTTCACCGAAAGTGGACGGAGGATGTGGGTGGGAAGGATTGCGGCCCGACGACCCTCTCCGGCCACGCGGGGCGCGCCCCGGGTGAGGCAGCGCCCTGCGCGTATGAAGGCCACCCGCGCCCTGCGGGCGTCCCCCGTCGGCCCGCGCACGGTGTGCGCGCTCTGCGGCTCTTGA
- a CDS encoding MFS transporter: MATVQQAGLTFVRFGLPALAPFVRTDLRLSLAETGVVLGAFDLGALLAFYLTGVATQRLGERRVMAAGAVLTGLVAVAAAFAPSVAVLAAALALAGVGFPSSQVAGSQAVMGAFPVRERGVAMGVRQAGLPVGGLLAAALLPWLATVWNWRVGLLTAGAGCLLGGVLSHLGLRPADDGRMPGMDAPRADPVSPWAAPREFVRNPALLLTTLTACLLAAGQFGLTGYLPLYFVDAFAWRPQEAARLLLFVHLGGIAGRMAWGWLSDRWFRADRTRPMALAAGCAAAVVVALALLSRRDAVPALLAAVLALLSGFTLLGWNGLYLTLISELAWGASAVMVGLSLTVLYVFTMLTPPVFGWTVERTGGRYAVAWLGVVMLQLAAAATVLAVRRAGDVCGRTLQLGG, translated from the coding sequence GTGGCCACCGTCCAGCAGGCGGGGCTGACGTTCGTCCGCTTCGGGCTGCCGGCGCTGGCCCCGTTCGTCCGGACGGACCTCCGGCTGTCGCTGGCGGAGACGGGAGTGGTGCTGGGCGCCTTCGATCTGGGTGCCCTGCTGGCGTTCTACCTGACGGGAGTGGCCACCCAGCGGTTGGGCGAACGTCGGGTGATGGCGGCGGGGGCCGTGCTGACGGGGCTGGTGGCGGTCGCGGCGGCCTTCGCCCCATCCGTGGCGGTGCTGGCGGCGGCCCTCGCCCTCGCGGGGGTGGGGTTCCCGTCCAGTCAGGTGGCCGGCAGCCAGGCGGTCATGGGGGCGTTTCCCGTCCGGGAGCGGGGCGTGGCGATGGGAGTCCGCCAGGCCGGCCTTCCGGTGGGCGGGCTGCTGGCAGCCGCGCTGCTGCCGTGGCTGGCCACGGTATGGAACTGGCGCGTCGGGCTGCTGACCGCAGGGGCGGGCTGCCTGCTGGGAGGCGTGCTCAGCCATCTGGGGCTTCGCCCCGCCGACGACGGGCGGATGCCGGGCATGGATGCCCCCCGCGCGGATCCGGTGAGCCCGTGGGCCGCCCCGCGGGAGTTCGTCCGTAACCCGGCGCTGCTGCTTACCACGCTCACGGCGTGCCTGCTGGCGGCCGGCCAGTTCGGGCTGACAGGATACCTCCCTCTGTACTTCGTGGACGCATTCGCCTGGCGGCCGCAGGAGGCCGCCCGCCTGCTGCTGTTCGTCCACCTGGGCGGGATCGCCGGCCGCATGGCGTGGGGATGGCTGTCAGACCGGTGGTTCCGCGCAGATCGGACCCGGCCTATGGCCCTGGCGGCAGGCTGTGCCGCCGCCGTGGTCGTTGCCCTTGCGCTGCTGAGCCGCCGGGACGCGGTCCCCGCGCTCCTGGCAGCCGTGCTGGCTCTGCTGTCGGGATTCACCCTGCTGGGCTGGAACGGGCTGTACCTCACCCTGATCTCGGAGCTGGCGTGGGGGGCGTCGGCGGTCATGGTGGGACTCAGCCTCACGGTGCTCTACGTGTTCACCATGCTGACGCCTCCGGTGTTCGGCTGGACCGTGGAACGGACGGGCGGCCGTTACGCGGTGGCCTGGCTGGGGGTGGTGATGCTGCAGCTGGCGGCGGCCGCGACGGTCCTGGCCGTTCGGAGGGCGGGAGACGTCTGTGGGCGGACGCTTCAGCTGGGCGGTTGA
- a CDS encoding MBL fold metallo-hydrolase has protein sequence MILEQIPTSPLGTNCYVLGDEQTGRAVVIDPGNDAPLILEALRRTQVTAEAIVVTHGHWDHLGAVRAVRHATGAPFLAPAGDVEMIRAAGTSALLMGVYIDPPPDPDRTLSDGDVLTVGTLTLQVRAAPGHTPGHIILVGPGIAFVGDVVFAGAVGRTDLPGGDWEALEATLREVILALPEDTLLYPGHGPATTVGRERASNPFLVDLRPAP, from the coding sequence ATGATCCTTGAGCAGATTCCCACCTCACCCCTGGGCACCAACTGTTACGTCCTGGGCGATGAGCAGACCGGCCGCGCGGTCGTCATTGACCCCGGCAACGACGCTCCGCTGATTCTGGAGGCGTTGCGTCGGACTCAGGTGACCGCCGAGGCCATTGTCGTCACCCACGGCCACTGGGACCACCTGGGGGCGGTGCGGGCGGTGCGGCATGCCACCGGGGCGCCGTTCCTGGCGCCGGCGGGCGATGTGGAGATGATCCGCGCGGCCGGGACCTCGGCGCTGCTCATGGGAGTGTACATCGATCCCCCGCCGGACCCCGACCGCACCCTCAGCGACGGAGACGTGCTGACGGTGGGGACCCTCACCCTGCAGGTGCGCGCCGCCCCGGGCCACACTCCGGGTCACATCATCCTGGTCGGCCCCGGGATCGCCTTCGTGGGTGACGTGGTCTTTGCCGGGGCCGTGGGGCGCACCGATCTGCCGGGCGGCGACTGGGAGGCCCTGGAGGCGACGCTGCGGGAGGTCATCCTCGCACTCCCCGAGGACACGCTCCTCTACCCGGGCCACGGGCCCGCCACCACGGTGGGCCGGGAGCGCGCCTCCAATCCTTTCCTGGTCGACCTGCGGCCCGCTCCCTGA
- a CDS encoding type 1 glutamine amidotransferase domain-containing protein, whose amino-acid sequence MDLLGKKVAVLVEDLYEDLELWYPVLRLREAGAEVTLVGPEAGVTYKSKNGYPAKADLGMTQAQAQDFDAVVIPGGYAPDRMRRHRAMVEFVRAMHDRGKPVAFICHAGWVPISAGIVRGRRVTSFSSIRDDLVNAGATWVDQEVVVDGTLISSRSPADLPAFCRALIEHLSRAPVA is encoded by the coding sequence GTGGACCTGTTGGGGAAGAAGGTGGCCGTGCTGGTCGAAGACCTCTACGAGGACCTGGAACTGTGGTACCCGGTCCTGCGGCTGCGGGAGGCCGGCGCGGAGGTTACCCTGGTGGGTCCGGAAGCCGGCGTCACCTACAAGAGCAAGAACGGGTATCCGGCGAAGGCCGACCTGGGCATGACCCAGGCGCAGGCCCAGGACTTTGACGCGGTGGTGATTCCCGGCGGGTACGCGCCGGACCGCATGCGCCGCCACCGCGCCATGGTGGAGTTCGTCCGCGCCATGCACGACCGGGGCAAGCCGGTCGCGTTCATCTGTCACGCCGGCTGGGTTCCCATCTCGGCCGGCATCGTCCGCGGCCGGCGGGTGACGAGCTTTTCCTCCATCCGGGACGACCTGGTCAACGCCGGGGCGACCTGGGTGGACCAGGAGGTGGTGGTGGACGGTACCCTCATCTCCTCCCGCAGTCCGGCGGACCTGCCGGCCTTCTGCCGGGCGCTGATCGAGCACCTCAGCCGCGCCCCGGTGGCCTGA
- a CDS encoding isoprenylcysteine carboxylmethyltransferase family protein: MQDGARQTRARLAVVGLAAAALATAALLTGIGHSVLLAAGQLGEDRLSITRGRWDLVAGSAVVFVAFVALIPVRLKRDWRSHGIYAAFVIALFAEMFGFPLTAYFLSTALGLTSYEPRFMLYMYRIGMPVGSVMTLAGIVLVVLGWRDIYRARGKLVTTGVYRYVRHPQYLGILLVTAGWLVHWPTLPGLAMWPALVVLYYRLARREEAELVREFGDLYRTYASRTPMLVPVRVQGLGTVTSQSG, from the coding sequence ATGCAGGATGGGGCACGCCAGACCCGAGCCAGGCTGGCTGTCGTCGGCCTGGCCGCTGCTGCGCTGGCCACCGCGGCCCTGCTGACAGGGATCGGCCACTCCGTGCTGCTGGCGGCGGGGCAGCTCGGCGAGGACCGGTTGAGCATCACGCGCGGGCGGTGGGACCTCGTGGCGGGCTCGGCGGTGGTCTTTGTGGCCTTTGTGGCGCTCATTCCCGTTCGGCTGAAGCGCGACTGGCGGTCCCACGGCATCTATGCGGCTTTCGTGATTGCGCTGTTTGCCGAGATGTTCGGATTCCCCCTCACCGCGTACTTCCTCTCCACCGCCCTGGGTCTGACGTCCTACGAGCCCCGATTCATGCTCTACATGTATCGGATCGGCATGCCGGTGGGGTCCGTGATGACCCTGGCGGGAATCGTGCTGGTCGTGCTCGGGTGGCGTGACATTTACCGCGCCCGGGGGAAGCTGGTGACCACTGGCGTGTACCGTTACGTGCGCCACCCCCAGTATCTGGGGATCCTCCTCGTCACTGCCGGATGGCTGGTGCACTGGCCGACCCTGCCCGGCCTGGCCATGTGGCCAGCGCTGGTTGTTCTGTACTACCGCCTCGCCCGGCGTGAAGAGGCCGAGCTTGTCCGGGAGTTCGGGGACCTCTACCGCACCTACGCCAGCCGGACCCCGATGCTGGTACCGGTGCGAGTGCAGGGCCTGGGGACAGTCACCTCCCAATCGGGGTGA
- a CDS encoding carbohydrate ABC transporter permease — AFARLRFPGKGIWFLACLSVFMVPSQVTLIPDFITLRMLGLLNTYGALILPFAATGFGTFLIRQRFLSIPQELFDAAIVDGAGHLRILWQICLPLAKAALATFGLLTTMWHWNDFFWPLIVTSSTNMRTMPLGLVVFTHTEQGTSWNLLMAAGILTALPIVFLFLVAQRYFVQGIARLGIKG, encoded by the coding sequence GCCTTCGCCCGATTGCGCTTCCCGGGCAAGGGGATATGGTTTCTGGCCTGCCTCTCGGTGTTCATGGTGCCTAGCCAGGTCACCCTGATCCCCGACTTCATCACCCTGCGCATGCTGGGCCTGCTGAACACCTACGGGGCGTTGATCCTCCCCTTTGCCGCCACAGGTTTTGGGACGTTTCTGATCCGCCAGCGTTTCCTGTCCATCCCCCAGGAACTGTTTGATGCGGCCATCGTGGACGGCGCCGGCCACCTGCGCATCCTGTGGCAGATCTGCCTCCCGCTCGCCAAAGCCGCGCTGGCCACCTTCGGCCTTTTGACCACCATGTGGCACTGGAACGACTTCTTCTGGCCCCTGATTGTGACCAGCTCCACGAACATGCGCACCATGCCCCTGGGGTTGGTGGTATTCACGCATACCGAACAGGGTACGTCCTGGAACCTCCTCATGGCGGCGGGCATTCTCACCGCCCTTCCCATCGTATTCTTGTTCCTCGTTGCGCAGCGGTACTTCGTCCAGGGCATCGCCCGGTTAGGCATCAAAGGCTGA
- a CDS encoding tripartite tricarboxylate transporter permease encodes MFTYLLAGLVGALTPENLLSALLGCFLGTVVGILPGLGPSTTVALLIPVAFAVRPDTMLIMMCGVYLGAMYGGSLTSILLKVPGEASSALTALDGFEMARQGRAGPALAIAAVGSFIGGTLSVVALTVVAQPIARFALRFGPSEYFALMVFALVMSATLIGRSLTRGLLAVVLGVMLSVVGSDLQTGIPRFTLGIDILLDGIDIVVVIIGIFGVAEVLHFLLHESRTLQGRLAIRGRLWLSREDLVRSAGPIGRGTAVGFLAGVMPGSGSTLGSMLAYALEGRVGRARGRLGTGAIEGVAAVETANNAATGGALIPMFTLGIPGSGTTAVLLAVLLMYGVQPGPRLMVEQAQLFWTVVASLYISNVILLILNLPLIPLFVRILDIPARYLMPAIGLFAAVGAYSVNTQVSDVWLVFLFGLLGYAMRWAGMPPVALVLGMVLGDRLEQSLRQAFILGNRSFVFLLRPITLTLLLAAVLVVALDAAGRARARRRAVPTPAPQP; translated from the coding sequence GTGTTTACCTATCTGCTGGCGGGTCTGGTCGGCGCCCTGACGCCGGAGAACCTCCTCTCGGCGCTGCTGGGCTGTTTTCTGGGCACCGTGGTGGGCATTCTCCCGGGCCTGGGCCCGTCCACGACAGTCGCCCTGTTGATCCCGGTGGCCTTCGCCGTGCGGCCCGACACCATGCTCATCATGATGTGCGGCGTCTACCTGGGGGCCATGTACGGAGGGTCGTTGACCTCGATCCTGCTCAAGGTCCCCGGCGAAGCGTCGTCGGCCCTGACCGCCCTCGATGGATTCGAGATGGCGCGCCAGGGTCGCGCCGGACCCGCCCTGGCCATCGCCGCCGTGGGGTCGTTCATCGGCGGGACCCTCTCGGTCGTGGCCCTGACCGTCGTGGCGCAGCCCATCGCCCGGTTCGCCCTGCGCTTCGGCCCGTCGGAGTACTTCGCCCTGATGGTCTTCGCCCTGGTGATGTCGGCCACCCTCATCGGCCGCTCGCTGACCCGCGGCCTGCTGGCGGTGGTCCTGGGGGTCATGCTGTCGGTGGTGGGCTCGGACCTCCAGACGGGGATTCCTCGGTTCACCCTGGGCATTGACATCCTGCTGGACGGCATCGACATCGTGGTGGTCATCATCGGCATCTTCGGCGTGGCCGAAGTGCTGCACTTCCTCCTCCACGAGAGCCGGACCTTGCAGGGACGGCTGGCCATCCGCGGCCGCCTGTGGCTGTCCCGGGAGGACCTGGTGCGGTCTGCCGGCCCCATCGGGCGGGGCACGGCGGTGGGGTTTCTGGCCGGGGTCATGCCGGGATCGGGCAGCACCCTGGGCTCGATGCTGGCCTACGCCCTGGAAGGACGCGTGGGTCGCGCCCGCGGGCGACTGGGCACCGGAGCCATCGAGGGCGTGGCGGCCGTGGAGACGGCCAACAACGCGGCCACCGGCGGCGCGCTGATCCCCATGTTCACCCTGGGGATTCCCGGCTCGGGCACCACCGCCGTGCTGCTGGCGGTACTGCTCATGTACGGGGTGCAGCCCGGCCCGCGCCTGATGGTCGAGCAGGCGCAACTGTTCTGGACCGTGGTGGCGTCGCTGTACATCAGCAACGTCATCCTGCTGATCCTCAACCTCCCCCTGATTCCCCTGTTCGTCCGGATCCTGGACATTCCGGCCCGGTACCTCATGCCGGCCATCGGCCTGTTCGCCGCCGTCGGGGCCTACTCGGTCAACACCCAGGTCTCGGACGTGTGGCTGGTCTTTCTGTTCGGCCTGCTGGGCTACGCGATGCGCTGGGCGGGCATGCCGCCAGTGGCGCTGGTCCTGGGCATGGTCCTGGGAGACCGCCTGGAGCAGTCGCTGAGGCAGGCGTTCATCCTGGGCAACCGGTCGTTCGTTTTCCTGCTGCGGCCCATCACCTTGACCCTGCTGCTGGCCGCGGTGCTGGTCGTGGCCCTCGACGCGGCGGGCCGGGCGCGGGCGCGCCGCCGTGCGGTTCCCACTCCGGCCCCGCAGCCCTGA
- a CDS encoding tripartite tricarboxylate transporter TctB family protein, whose amino-acid sequence MAGERGMRAGRAFAAALAVLSALYALEASRIPNPPALADPLGPRAFPLMLGLVGLGLSLAILREGNGEGEVTVAPSTLRDLGLIAAGMAAYALLLPRLGFVLATTLVLSGGFAFTGGRRPFLPAILFALAVYLLFTRVLGVRLPPGILPWE is encoded by the coding sequence ATGGCAGGGGAGCGAGGGATGCGGGCGGGCCGGGCGTTCGCGGCCGCACTGGCCGTCCTGTCGGCCCTGTACGCCCTGGAAGCCTCCCGCATCCCCAACCCGCCGGCCCTGGCCGATCCCCTGGGGCCGCGGGCGTTCCCGCTGATGCTGGGCCTGGTGGGCCTGGGATTGAGCCTGGCCATCCTGCGGGAGGGCAATGGCGAGGGAGAAGTGACCGTTGCCCCGAGCACCCTGCGGGACCTGGGGCTGATCGCGGCGGGGATGGCGGCCTACGCCCTGCTGCTTCCCCGGCTGGGTTTTGTGCTCGCCACCACCCTGGTCCTGAGTGGCGGGTTCGCCTTCACGGGGGGCCGTCGTCCCTTCCTCCCCGCCATCCTGTTCGCCCTGGCCGTGTACCTGCTGTTCACCCGCGTCCTGGGAGTGCGCCTGCCTCCCGGGATCCTCCCCTGGGAGTAG